The Bacillus sp. Y1 genome includes the window AGACTAGTAGAAAAATACATAAACTAATAGGATACATAAACCCCTGTTCATTCATGGGCCTCCCACCACCTGAAGGAAAGGAAACAGTTGGTCCTCATATACAACATTATTGTTACCAATAACAAGAATTGAGATACTTTTTTGATTTTGTTTGAACTCAACACTATTAATATTTTGCAAAACTATTTCATGACCTTGAGATTGTACCAATCGACGGATATATGGCCCATATTTCTCATACGTGACTAATTCCCCAACACTCTGAATATAAAGCTTCCCGTTTTTCACCTCAACATAATCACAACCTTGAAGTTCCGTATTTAACTGACTAATAAAGAGCTCGAATTCTAGTTGTTGTGTACGGTTCGCAACATGGTTCATGTTCAAAATAATTGAAAAAATATAGGGTAAAAAAGAAGCAAGCATACAATAAATCGAGAAAGATACCAACATCTCTATTAAAGTAAATCCCTGATTATTAAAAACTGTCACATATGAGAACTTCCTTCTTAAAGGAATTTT containing:
- the comGF gene encoding competence type IV pilus minor pilin ComGF, producing MTVFNNQGFTLIEMLVSFSIYCMLASFLPYIFSIILNMNHVANRTQQLEFELFISQLNTELQGCDYVEVKNGKLYIQSVGELVTYEKYGPYIRRLVQSQGHEIVLQNINSVEFKQNQKSISILVIGNNNVVYEDQLFPFLQVVGGP